One Candidatus Sulfurimonas baltica DNA segment encodes these proteins:
- the aroA gene encoding 3-phosphoshikimate 1-carboxyvinyltransferase, translating to MSRVEVSKASPFSLSISEIAPDKSISHRSVMFSMLANGTSEITNFLRAEDTMNSLEIVKNLGAKVEDDGVTIQISSDGIKEPFEILDCGNSGTGMRLFCGLLSSANGHFVLTGDKYLRKRPMKRVTTPLREIGAIFDGREDANLAPLSIRGSSLKAFNYDSKIASAQVKSCMILAALRANGTCTYTEPELSRDHTERMLKGMGADIHVDGLKTTINPMKELLSPLKIRVPADPSSAFFFAVACAITPDSSIVLEGVTLNPTRIEAFKALQRMGADIKYETTDSKYEPIGNIHVKYAPLKAITIEDNISWLIDELPALSIAMACAEGTSVVKNAEELRVKESDRISTVVDGLNACGISTTEYEDGYTVTGGELKKATVDSDGDHRIAMSFIVAGLRCGMNVTDLDCINTSFPNFFELLQRITKIEFK from the coding sequence ATGAGTAGAGTAGAAGTAAGTAAAGCATCTCCGTTTTCACTTTCAATTAGTGAAATTGCTCCAGATAAGTCTATCTCGCATAGAAGTGTTATGTTTAGCATGTTGGCAAATGGAACAAGTGAAATTACTAACTTTTTAAGAGCAGAAGATACTATGAACTCTTTAGAAATTGTAAAAAACCTCGGTGCTAAAGTTGAAGATGACGGCGTGACTATTCAAATCTCTTCTGACGGAATTAAAGAGCCTTTTGAGATACTAGATTGTGGAAACTCAGGAACAGGAATGAGACTCTTTTGTGGTCTTTTAAGTTCCGCAAATGGTCATTTTGTTCTTACTGGCGATAAATACTTGCGCAAACGCCCAATGAAGCGTGTAACAACTCCGCTTCGTGAAATTGGTGCAATATTTGACGGTAGAGAAGATGCAAATCTAGCTCCACTTAGTATTAGAGGATCGTCTTTAAAAGCTTTTAATTATGATAGTAAAATTGCCTCTGCTCAGGTAAAGAGCTGTATGATTCTTGCTGCACTTCGTGCTAATGGAACATGTACGTACACAGAGCCTGAACTATCACGTGACCATACAGAGAGAATGTTAAAAGGTATGGGCGCAGATATACATGTAGATGGTTTAAAGACAACTATAAACCCTATGAAAGAGCTTCTTTCTCCACTGAAAATCAGAGTTCCTGCTGATCCATCAAGTGCCTTTTTCTTTGCTGTTGCGTGCGCTATCACACCTGATTCTAGTATTGTTCTTGAAGGTGTTACCCTTAATCCAACCCGTATAGAAGCATTTAAGGCTTTACAGAGAATGGGTGCAGATATAAAATATGAAACAACAGATAGTAAGTATGAGCCAATAGGAAATATACATGTAAAGTATGCTCCTCTAAAAGCTATAACTATTGAAGATAATATTTCTTGGCTTATAGATGAACTCCCAGCTCTTTCAATTGCAATGGCTTGTGCAGAGGGTACTAGCGTTGTTAAAAATGCAGAGGAACTTCGTGTAAAAGAGAGTGATAGAATTTCTACAGTTGTTGATGGCTTAAATGCTTGTGGTATATCTACTACTGAATATGAAGATGGTTATACAGTTACTGGCGGAGAATTAAAAAAAGCCACTGTTGACAGTGATGGTGACCATAGAATTGCAATGAGTTTTATTGTAGCAGGTCTTAGATGTGGAATGAATGTAACTGATTTAGACTGTATAAATACATCATTTCCAAACTTTTTTGAATTACTTCAAAGAATTACAAAGATAGAATTTAAGTAG
- the pheT gene encoding phenylalanine--tRNA ligase subunit beta, protein MIVTRSWLNEWIDLDGITTDELAKKLNSIGLEVDSLKSYNIPKKIIFGKVLECEKHPDADKLNVCQVDIGSSIRQIVCGASNVRAGLDVIVATIGAVMPDGTVIKPVKLRGVESEGMICSASEIGLEDCQEGIVELDSSIGRYILGEEVCENSIFSDDLIEIELTANRGDCLSIRGVARDLSAAFDRPLRENNIEESDEKRVGIGRILTLSHDNNLNVNLRYKAVDLKDLNLPFVVKLRLAQIEEKRETDIESIILYATHSSGVILRAYNFGFFCAQNETMAKIELVEDENGYASIMSNTKASTVGIIQEDVSKVTYNEGTVLIEASYIPPDVISKKMHENKIVSGPMYYKTSRGSEPELNQGLSFCLNLLESNSDSSFFGGTIELCDTCEDRIISISKKEIDDIIGASIDKVKITKILKNLGFNARKSSADTFVITVPRYRHDIQNKQDIVEEIVRLIGIDNIPSKAFKFTEENRLKDDYFTYKKRKAYRHKAAYSGFFESVHFVFDEKKILTEYGFETVSDDLELLNPIVSTLDTLRSTLLTGLLKAASNNSKNGYTSVRLFEVGSLFNSKREESVKMAMLFSGDREKESLSNVGKPSKVDFAYFAQKVSDIIGKFELREYKTKHSLSHMYQCAEVIIDGESVGELFRVHPNVEDAYNLEVTFMCELDFNKLPYGLKTAKQSSKYQASFKDLSLIMPQDMSYEKVKTVISTAEIANLVRFYPVDKYSDESLGDNMSLSIRFVLQSNDKTLEEEDITSSMDAILQTLKSELGIGLR, encoded by the coding sequence ATGATAGTTACTAGAAGTTGGCTAAACGAGTGGATAGATTTAGACGGTATTACAACAGATGAGTTGGCTAAAAAATTAAACTCTATTGGTTTAGAAGTTGATAGTCTTAAAAGTTATAATATACCAAAAAAAATAATATTTGGAAAAGTTTTAGAGTGTGAAAAGCATCCTGATGCTGATAAACTAAATGTTTGTCAGGTAGATATAGGATCAAGTATTCGTCAAATCGTATGTGGCGCTTCAAATGTTAGAGCTGGACTTGATGTAATAGTTGCTACAATCGGTGCTGTTATGCCAGACGGTACCGTGATTAAGCCAGTAAAACTCCGTGGTGTTGAGTCAGAAGGGATGATATGCTCTGCTTCAGAGATTGGACTAGAGGATTGTCAAGAAGGAATTGTAGAACTCGATAGCAGTATTGGAAGATATATCTTAGGTGAGGAAGTCTGTGAAAATTCTATTTTCAGTGATGATTTAATAGAGATAGAGCTAACTGCTAATCGTGGAGACTGCCTTAGTATAAGAGGTGTAGCAAGAGATTTAAGTGCAGCTTTTGACAGACCATTAAGAGAAAACAATATAGAAGAGAGTGATGAAAAAAGAGTTGGAATTGGAAGAATTTTAACTCTCTCACATGATAATAATTTAAATGTAAATCTTCGCTACAAAGCAGTTGATCTTAAAGATTTGAATTTGCCATTTGTAGTGAAGCTTAGACTTGCCCAAATAGAAGAAAAAAGAGAGACAGACATTGAGTCAATTATTTTATATGCAACTCATAGCAGCGGTGTTATATTAAGGGCATATAATTTTGGTTTTTTCTGCGCTCAAAATGAAACTATGGCAAAGATTGAATTAGTAGAAGATGAGAATGGTTATGCATCCATTATGTCAAATACAAAAGCTTCAACAGTTGGAATAATTCAAGAAGATGTGTCAAAAGTGACATATAATGAAGGTACTGTTTTAATAGAAGCTAGTTACATCCCACCTGACGTAATCTCTAAAAAGATGCATGAAAATAAAATAGTTTCAGGACCTATGTACTATAAAACTTCAAGAGGAAGTGAGCCTGAACTAAATCAAGGGTTGAGCTTTTGTTTAAACCTTCTGGAATCAAATTCAGACTCTTCATTTTTTGGAGGTACTATTGAGCTTTGTGATACATGTGAAGATAGAATAATCAGTATTTCAAAAAAAGAGATTGACGATATTATCGGTGCTAGTATTGATAAGGTTAAGATAACTAAAATATTGAAAAACTTAGGTTTTAATGCAAGGAAATCATCAGCCGATACTTTTGTAATCACTGTTCCTAGATATAGACATGATATACAAAATAAGCAAGATATAGTTGAAGAGATTGTTCGTCTCATCGGTATTGACAATATACCTTCAAAGGCTTTTAAGTTTACAGAAGAGAATAGACTTAAAGATGATTATTTCACATACAAAAAGAGAAAAGCATATAGACACAAAGCAGCATATAGTGGGTTTTTTGAGTCTGTGCATTTTGTTTTTGATGAGAAAAAAATTCTTACTGAGTATGGATTTGAAACTGTTAGTGATGATTTAGAACTTCTTAATCCTATAGTCAGCACTCTTGATACTTTAAGGTCAACACTTTTAACAGGACTTTTAAAAGCAGCATCAAATAACAGTAAAAACGGATATACATCTGTTAGACTTTTTGAAGTTGGCTCACTATTTAATTCCAAAAGAGAAGAGTCTGTTAAGATGGCTATGTTATTTTCAGGAGACAGAGAAAAAGAGAGTCTCTCAAACGTTGGAAAACCAAGTAAAGTTGATTTTGCTTACTTCGCTCAAAAAGTATCAGACATAATTGGGAAGTTTGAACTTCGTGAATATAAAACTAAACACTCATTATCTCACATGTACCAGTGTGCTGAAGTAATAATAGATGGTGAATCAGTAGGGGAGTTGTTCCGCGTTCACCCAAATGTTGAAGATGCTTATAATTTAGAAGTTACATTTATGTGTGAACTTGATTTTAACAAATTGCCATACGGTCTAAAAACAGCAAAACAATCTTCAAAATATCAAGCATCTTTTAAAGATTTGAGTTTGATTATGCCTCAAGATATGAGTTATGAAAAGGTTAAAACAGTAATTAGCACAGCTGAAATAGCTAATTTAGTTCGTTTTTATCCAGTTGATAAATACAGTGATGAATCATTAGGTGATAATATGAGTCTCTCAATTCGTTTTGTGCTTCAATCGAATGATAAAACTCTTGAAGAAGAGGATATTACTTCATCTATGGATGCTATTTTACAAACACTCAAAAGTGAATTAGGAATTGGACTTAGATGA
- the pheS gene encoding phenylalanine--tRNA ligase subunit alpha, with the protein MKEWYDAIKEAQSVDKIEEIRISVFGKKGVLAEQFAKMKTAPNEEKSKIAQELNTHKSGLMNELTARKITLQTLELQAAMKAESIDVSMFSSSSESGALHPVMETMDKIVEYFSSMNFAVKTGNMVEDDFNNFEALNLPKYHPARDMQDTFYFKDEMLLRTHTSPVQIRTMMNTKPPIRMIAPGAVFRRDYDITHTPMFHQVEGLLVDDEGKVSFANLKYILEDFLKYMFGDVEVRFRPSFFPFTEPSAEVDISCVFCKGSGCRVCSKTGWLEVLGCGIVDPNVFEAVKYENVSGYAFGLGVERFAMLIHQIGDLRSLFEGDIKLLEQFQ; encoded by the coding sequence TTGAAAGAGTGGTATGATGCAATAAAAGAAGCACAGAGTGTTGATAAAATCGAAGAGATTCGGATTTCTGTGTTTGGAAAAAAAGGTGTGTTAGCAGAGCAGTTTGCTAAGATGAAAACAGCACCAAATGAAGAAAAATCAAAAATAGCACAAGAGTTGAACACCCATAAAAGTGGGCTGATGAATGAACTTACGGCAAGAAAAATAACTCTTCAAACATTAGAATTACAAGCTGCTATGAAAGCTGAATCTATTGATGTTTCTATGTTTAGCTCAAGCTCTGAATCCGGTGCACTTCATCCTGTTATGGAGACAATGGACAAAATAGTTGAATATTTTTCTTCTATGAACTTTGCTGTTAAAACAGGTAATATGGTTGAGGATGATTTTAATAATTTTGAGGCTCTTAACCTTCCTAAATATCATCCGGCTCGGGATATGCAGGATACATTTTATTTTAAAGATGAAATGCTTCTTCGTACTCATACTTCACCGGTTCAAATCAGAACTATGATGAATACTAAACCACCAATTCGTATGATTGCTCCAGGTGCTGTGTTTCGCCGTGATTATGACATTACTCATACGCCAATGTTCCATCAGGTTGAAGGACTTTTGGTAGATGATGAAGGTAAAGTTTCATTTGCTAATTTAAAATATATATTAGAAGATTTTTTAAAGTATATGTTTGGTGATGTAGAAGTTAGATTTCGTCCATCTTTCTTCCCTTTTACAGAGCCATCGGCAGAGGTTGATATTTCCTGTGTATTTTGTAAAGGTTCTGGTTGTCGTGTATGTTCTAAAACAGGCTGGTTAGAAGTATTGGGATGTGGAATAGTGGATCCAAATGTATTTGAAGCAGTTAAATATGAGAATGTTAGTGGATATGCTTTTGGCTTAGGCGTTGAAAGATTTGCCATGCTGATTCATCAGATAGGTGATCTTCGTTCTCTTTTTGAAGGAGATATTAAATTGTTGGAGCAGTTTCAATGA
- a CDS encoding histidine triad nucleotide-binding protein, translated as MCLFCKIISKEIPSNIIAENDEFLAFHDINPKAPVHILAIPKLHVDSFNDTSPEMMAKMTSFIHEVAKEVNIENSGYRVITNIGDDGGQEVKHLHFHILGGAKLKWGHLSDVDPKGLI; from the coding sequence ATGTGTCTATTTTGTAAAATAATAAGTAAAGAAATACCATCAAATATTATTGCGGAGAATGATGAATTTTTAGCGTTTCATGATATTAATCCAAAAGCTCCTGTACATATTTTAGCAATACCAAAACTACATGTAGATAGTTTTAATGATACCTCTCCTGAGATGATGGCAAAGATGACATCGTTTATTCATGAAGTAGCAAAAGAAGTTAATATTGAAAATAGCGGCTACAGAGTTATAACAAATATTGGTGACGATGGCGGGCAAGAGGTCAAGCATCTTCATTTTCATATACTTGGCGGGGCAAAACTAAAGTGGGGTCACTTAAGTGATGTTGATCCAAAAGGTCTAATTTAA
- a CDS encoding transglycosylase SLT domain-containing protein, with protein MIKKIIISLSLATVIFAQTASEFQKQQMQNFTNEKTEFNDYKKNLELEFERYQEEHLKEYNNYKKELSNYWENPEMSTKKSWIAYTKDKKTRTNVNFEEEIIVVQTIANSQKEANENLQIALAKVITVDTKTVQENDPLEVRLSKIRTPSSIVISEVKSEPILSTVIFNKTPTKEDVASYVKKTIESSKVKSVKSNKIKHSKVYTLKVKMPKDAMIKRSKLYYTEVKKQAKVQELPVPLVFAIMHSESSFNPRARSHIPAYGLMQIVPKSAGIDTYQYLYKKKKLVSGTYLYNSKNNITMGSGYLHILYYKYLKDIKNNDSRLYCTIAAYNTGAGNIAWAFTKTHNMNKAAPLINALTPEQVYNKLIKDLRYDEPKEYLKKVSKRMSAYHKIYGL; from the coding sequence ATGATTAAAAAAATAATCATTAGCTTATCATTAGCGACAGTTATTTTTGCTCAAACCGCCAGTGAGTTTCAAAAACAGCAGATGCAAAATTTTACAAATGAAAAAACTGAGTTTAATGATTACAAAAAAAATCTTGAACTAGAGTTTGAGCGCTATCAAGAAGAACACCTAAAAGAATATAATAATTATAAAAAAGAACTGAGCAACTACTGGGAAAACCCTGAAATGTCGACCAAAAAGAGTTGGATTGCATACACCAAAGATAAAAAAACCAGAACGAATGTAAACTTTGAAGAAGAGATAATTGTTGTACAAACTATAGCAAACTCCCAAAAAGAAGCTAATGAGAACCTTCAAATAGCATTGGCAAAAGTAATCACTGTAGACACTAAGACTGTTCAGGAAAATGACCCTCTTGAGGTTAGACTCTCAAAAATAAGAACACCATCTTCTATTGTAATTAGCGAAGTAAAATCTGAACCTATTTTATCAACTGTTATATTTAACAAAACTCCAACAAAAGAAGATGTAGCAAGTTATGTTAAAAAGACTATAGAGAGTAGTAAAGTAAAGTCGGTTAAATCAAATAAAATCAAACACTCAAAAGTTTACACTCTAAAGGTTAAAATGCCTAAAGATGCAATGATTAAAAGGTCAAAACTTTACTATACTGAGGTAAAAAAACAAGCTAAAGTACAGGAACTCCCTGTACCTTTGGTTTTTGCTATTATGCACTCTGAAAGCAGTTTTAATCCAAGAGCAAGATCACATATACCCGCGTATGGCTTAATGCAGATTGTTCCAAAGTCTGCAGGAATTGACACGTATCAATACCTTTATAAAAAGAAAAAGCTTGTATCTGGCACTTATTTATATAATAGCAAAAACAATATAACAATGGGAAGTGGATACTTACATATACTCTATTACAAATATTTAAAAGATATAAAAAATAATGACAGCCGCCTCTACTGCACAATAGCTGCATATAATACCGGAGCCGGTAACATTGCATGGGCATTCACTAAAACTCATAACATGAATAAAGCAGCCCCACTAATCAATGCTTTGACACCGGAGCAGGTATATAATAAGCTCATTAAAGATTTAAGATATGATGAGCCAAAAGAGTATTTAAAGAAAGTTTCAAAAAGAATGAGTGCTTATCATAAAATATATGGACTATAA
- a CDS encoding OsmC family protein → MKVTVTHKEDMKFEAKTVNSSFTINVPDISPLEYFLAGIITCSATDIVSLPKNQNKTVSNLVIESDVVRNADFPKKFNELFLNFSFDSDADDTMAARWVMASLETYCSTINTIRDSVRISYSITHNSKLIRENEKMISGGGVKIDMGEIEACPS, encoded by the coding sequence ATGAAAGTAACTGTAACACATAAAGAAGATATGAAGTTTGAAGCTAAAACCGTAAACAGCAGTTTTACAATTAATGTACCTGACATTTCCCCGCTAGAGTATTTTTTAGCAGGGATTATTACATGTAGCGCTACTGATATCGTCTCGCTTCCTAAAAATCAAAATAAAACTGTTTCAAATTTAGTAATTGAAAGTGATGTTGTTAGAAATGCAGATTTTCCAAAAAAATTTAATGAACTATTTTTAAATTTTAGTTTTGACTCTGATGCAGATGATACTATGGCTGCTAGATGGGTTATGGCTTCGCTGGAGACATATTGCTCAACAATCAATACTATTAGAGACTCAGTCCGTATTTCATACTCTATTACTCACAATTCAAAGTTGATTCGTGAAAATGAAAAGATGATTTCCGGTGGTGGAGTAAAGATAGACATGGGTGAAATAGAAGCTTGCCCATCATAA